One genomic window of Salvia miltiorrhiza cultivar Shanhuang (shh) chromosome 4, IMPLAD_Smil_shh, whole genome shotgun sequence includes the following:
- the LOC131022233 gene encoding DNA damage-repair/toleration protein DRT100-like: MTSLATVAALLLAVAVAANACAPADREALLAFKAALSEPYLGIFKSWSGSDCCTNWYGVSCDPDSKRVADIVLRGESEDPIFEKAGRSGYMTGSISPALCRLDRLTTLVLADWKGISGQIPPCITSLPNLRILDLIGNKITGQIPADIGKLSRLTVLNVADNQISGALPSSIVNLNRLMHLELSNNQISGEIPSDIGKLSMMSRALLSRNRLTGPIPTSLASIYRLADLDLSMNQISGSIPGQLGSMPVLSTLNLDGNLLSGPIPAGILSNSGLNIVNLSRNGLEGNLPDVFGPKTYFTAIDLSYNNLRGSIPKSLSSARYIGHLDLSHNHLCGPIPNGSPFDHLEASSFANNDCLCGMPLRTC; this comes from the coding sequence ATGACATCTCTCGCCACAGTAGCAGCGCTGCTCTTAGCCGTGGCTGTGGCGGCGAACGCCTGCGCGCCGGCTGACCGGGAAGCCCTGCTAGCGTTCAAAGCTGCCCTAAGCGAGCCATATTTAGGCATATTCAAGTCATGGTCTGGCAGCGACTGCTGCACCAACTGGTACGGCGTCAGCTGCGACCCGGATTCCAAACGCGTCGCCGACATCGTCCTCCGCGGCGAGTCCGAGGACCCTATCTTCGAGAAAGCCGGCCGCTCCGGCTACATGACCGGCTCCATCTCCCCCGCCCTCTGCCGCCTCGACCGCCTCACCACCCTCGTCCTCGCCGACTGGAAGGGCATCTCCGGCCAAATCCCCCCCTGCATCACCTCCCTCCCCAATTTGCGGATCCTCGACCTAATCGGGAACAAAATCACCGGCCAAATCCCCGCCGACATCGGCAAACTCTCCCGCCTCACCGTCCTCAATGTCGCTGACAACCAAATCTCCGGCGCTCTCCCCTCCTCCATCGTCAACCTCAACAGATTAATGCACTTGGAGCTCAGCAACAACCAGATCTCCGGCGAAATCCCCTCCGACATCGGCAAACTCTCGATGATGAGCCGCGCTCTGTTGAGCCGGAACCGGCTCACCGGTCCAATCCCGACCTCTCTGGCCAGTATCTATAGACTGGCCGACTTAGATTTATCAATGAACCAGATCTCCGGTTCGATCCCGGGCCAGCTCGGGTCAATGCCGGTTCTCTCGACTCTGAACTTGGACGGGAATCTACTGAGCGGGCCGATCCCGGCCGGTATACTATCCAACTCGGGGTTGAACATTGTGAACTTGAGCCGGAACGGTTTGGAGGGGAATCTGCCCGATGTGTTCGGGCCGAAAACTTACTTTACGGCCATTGATTTGTCGTACAATAATTTGAGAGGGTCGATTCCGAAATCGTTGTCGTCGGCGAGGTACATAGGGCACTTGGATCTGAGCCACAACCACCTCTGTGGGCCCATTCCGAACGGCTCGCCGTTTGATCATCTAGAGGCCTCCTCCTTCGCCAACAACGATTGTTTGTGCGGAATGCCGTTGCGCACTTGTTAA
- the LOC131021145 gene encoding uncharacterized protein LOC131021145, whose product MWEALRILISQVIPCAGKEDVWSWKSGKDDVFSTKAAYDIIAASNYGLPPVEEVEAAKVWKARAPHKATVSAWRALINRLSTCDNLLRRNVYLGVEERWCNSCVMQDETAEHIFLHCPKVEMVWNQIHQWIDVKTAKPKGILQHFKSFVLGVRRKEGRKLLLALWVGIIWLIWMYRNESRFEGRVWDANQLVLEMKGRLWSWNKIFHLVDENGSFSSWCSSEHKLSFL is encoded by the coding sequence ATGTGGGAGGCTTTGAGGATTTTAATTTCTCAAGTTATTCCTTGTGCAGGTAAGGAAGATGTTTGGAGCTGGAAATCTGGAAAAGACGACGTCTTCTCAACAAAGGCGGCATATGATATCATCGCGGCCTCTAACTACGGGCTGCCCCCGGTGGAGGAGGTTGAGGCTGCAAAAGTTTGGAAGGCTCGGGCACCCCATAAGGCAACAGTTTCGGCTTGGCGAGCTTTGATCAATCGATTGTCCACTTGTGATAACTTGCTTAGAAGAAATGTCTATCTCGGTGTCGAAGAGAGATGGTGTAATTCCTGCGTGATGCAAGACGAAACTGCAGAACACATCTTTCTTCATTGTCCCAAAGTCGAGATGGTGTGGAATCAAATTCATCAATGGATCGACGTAAAAACTGCCAAGCCCAAAGGTATTTTACAACACTTCAAATCGTTTGTCCTCGGAGTTAGAAGGAAAGAAGGGAGAAAACTGCTCCTTGCTCTATGGGTTGGTATTATTTGGCTGATCTGGATGTACAGAAACGAGAGCAGGTTCGAAGGTAGGGTGTGGGATGCCAATCAACTCGTTTTGGAGATGAAGGGTAGATTGTGGAGTTGGAACAAGATTTTCCACCTTGTTGATGAAAATGGTTCCTTCTCTTCTTGGTGTTCAAGTGAACACAAACTTTCATTTTTGTAA